The following are encoded together in the Bradymonas sediminis genome:
- a CDS encoding Glu/Leu/Phe/Val dehydrogenase dimerization domain-containing protein: protein MSETKTTIVLVEDNPLQRRLIERLMAAGSRIPHVIESYGHLESAQERIRRGGVDLILLDLVLPETQGLETLARVRARAPTVPVIVLTGVDDMETAVRAVSAGAHDYVLKDKLSAARLDRAVRYVLERSRVRATEWSSPMLRLAHQQFLKAAQWLAVDDNLRQRLLFPQRTRLVSFPFRRDEYDQVETVFGYRVQHLLTMGPTLGGMRYHEDLSLGDISALAFLATWKCALFRLPFGGAKGGVRIDPSTLSNDELQRVTRRFIFELCDVIGPERDVIAPGLAGQENAMGWAMDTYSQQRGYTVAGVATGKPEVLGGLPGFYTMSGVAMAYISAKAADYADIEVEGARAVIQGFGHVGRHGAQALQERGMRVVAMSDASGGLHNPDGLDLDALYAWVDSTGAMHGFSEADPISHPKLLELDCEFLVPATRRAQVTAENAARLQCRVLIEGANGPTSADADEILQERDVLVVPDLLAAAGVTIASYFEWLQDAQRQRWSEARVQQRLFALLDEAFARTWQRAQAESVDLRSAAMLEAVGHVAQAKMARGLFP, encoded by the coding sequence ATGTCGGAGACAAAAACCACAATCGTATTGGTGGAGGATAACCCGTTGCAGCGCCGGCTTATCGAGCGCCTGATGGCGGCCGGCAGCCGCATCCCCCATGTGATCGAATCCTACGGGCACCTGGAATCCGCCCAGGAGCGGATTCGGCGCGGCGGCGTGGATCTCATCCTGCTGGACCTGGTGCTCCCGGAGACCCAGGGCCTTGAGACCTTGGCCCGGGTGCGCGCCCGCGCGCCGACGGTGCCGGTGATCGTGCTCACCGGGGTCGACGATATGGAGACCGCGGTGCGGGCGGTGAGCGCCGGCGCCCACGACTATGTGCTCAAAGACAAGCTCAGCGCCGCCCGGCTCGACCGCGCGGTGCGCTACGTGTTGGAGCGAAGCCGGGTGCGCGCCACCGAGTGGAGCTCGCCGATGCTGCGCCTGGCGCACCAGCAATTCTTGAAGGCCGCGCAATGGCTGGCGGTCGACGACAACCTGCGCCAGCGCCTGCTCTTCCCCCAGCGCACCCGCCTGGTCAGCTTCCCCTTCCGGCGCGACGAATACGACCAGGTCGAGACCGTCTTCGGCTACCGGGTCCAACACCTCCTCACCATGGGCCCGACCCTGGGGGGCATGCGCTACCACGAAGACCTTAGCCTGGGAGATATCTCGGCGCTGGCGTTTTTGGCGACCTGGAAATGCGCGCTGTTTCGCCTGCCCTTTGGCGGGGCAAAAGGCGGGGTGCGCATCGACCCCAGCACGCTGAGCAACGACGAATTACAGCGGGTCACCCGGCGATTTATCTTCGAATTATGCGACGTCATCGGCCCCGAGCGCGACGTCATCGCCCCGGGGCTGGCCGGCCAGGAGAACGCGATGGGCTGGGCGATGGACACCTATAGCCAGCAGCGCGGCTATACCGTGGCGGGCGTGGCGACCGGCAAGCCCGAGGTCCTCGGCGGGCTGCCCGGCTTCTACACGATGAGCGGGGTCGCCATGGCCTATATCAGCGCCAAAGCCGCGGACTACGCAGACATCGAGGTCGAGGGCGCCCGCGCGGTGATCCAGGGCTTCGGCCACGTCGGGCGCCACGGGGCCCAGGCGCTGCAGGAGCGCGGGATGCGCGTCGTGGCGATGAGCGACGCCTCCGGCGGGCTCCATAACCCCGACGGGCTCGACCTCGACGCCCTCTACGCCTGGGTGGACTCAACCGGCGCGATGCACGGGTTCTCCGAGGCCGACCCCATCTCACACCCCAAACTTTTGGAGCTCGACTGCGAGTTCCTGGTGCCGGCGACCCGCCGCGCCCAGGTCACCGCCGAGAACGCCGCGCGCCTGCAATGCCGCGTGCTCATCGAGGGCGCCAACGGCCCCACCAGCGCCGACGCCGACGAGATCCTCCAGGAGCGCGACGTCCTGGTGGTCCCCGACCTGCTGGCGGCCGCCGGCGTGACCATCGCCTCCTATTTCGAATGGCTCCAGGACGCCCAGCGACAACGCTGGTCCGAGGCGAGAGTGCAGCAGCGCCTCTTCGCCCTGCTCGACGAGGCGTTCGCGCGCACCTGGCAACGCGCCCAAGCCGAATCGGTTGACCTGCGCAGCGCCGCGATGCTCGAGGCGGTCGGCCACGTCGCCCAGGCCAAGATGGCCAGGGGGCTCTTCCCATAA
- a CDS encoding response regulator — translation MPAGPHTHTSLDAAAEATMPARMRARAKYWLLPTLVGIISLGVTTLAWQWLYGRDDDMVRSEFRSVAQQQAKAIQFEFDHQLAVLRALNALYLAIPDISQRDFREFNSGFVLRRRSIHGMLWVPRVKPFERQKHLEYARANIASGYQIRVLDAEGRPHLAPPKTTPYYPIDFVELRDTAPQWLLGLDLSSIPTLQKTLTQSRDRGEAMVSSPIKLPTVPQNGTFVAGFQPIYSSRASAQTVASRRQNLHGWVAVIYSVDEIVDDALREQSPTAINIRLLAPLSRTRAQRLYSLHWAETTPPKDIEVALPDYQHSEHQRVALQVPGQRWFLEFDPTRSYLSSLRTPAPNIALGGGLIATVFLVGLAISVVTRTDRIQQEVNRATHDLKKAHYQLEIRTQELEDSEKFLDDIVENLPLMIFVKTADALVYQRINRAGEILLNSHRSEVLGKTDIDLFPPEQAMAYRKNDREALKRGEMLDIESEKLVTKDSEILLQTKKIPIFDSHGNPLYLLGISEDITARVQHEEKLRSSLFELAQSREQLRRAKERAEKANRAKSEFLANMSHDIRTPMNGIVGFSELLLETDLSPRQREYVDLVDQSANSLLRLLNDILDLSKMEAGELTLEKTRFRLCDVLVQVLHTQSVHAFEKGIDLGYRMPLEMPNILLVGDRLRMRQILENLVSNAIKFTDHGQVYVEVHTLEKSEDAIALRFAISDTGPGIEEAEQERIFQAFQQIELAESSRQGTGLGLTIAARLVHAMEGEIWVESEPGVGSTFLFTLSLQIEAVPEEERIRVADAAGKRALIADDSLMNSQMIQDLLAHWKMSTQVAVTGAQALDMLLDAQSSGAGFDLLLLDQNMPEMRGTELAARIHQDPELRQIPIILMSEAGLRSLSLAESKTLKIVRNLTKPVKQTKLWEAIHECLQLPDAPAAAASSSALPHPDEGALNILIAEDDAVNQHLIRRVIEAQGHQITLCEDGQRAVDAFEVAKFDLILMDVRMPNLNGFEATKAIRRLEEGTSSHTPIIAMTAHAMKGDRQLCLDAGMDDYIAKPLKADALHQVIQRVMDKSAPNSDSADANDPPTQ, via the coding sequence ATGCCCGCTGGCCCTCACACACATACAAGCCTCGACGCCGCCGCGGAAGCGACCATGCCCGCCCGGATGCGCGCGCGCGCCAAATACTGGCTGCTCCCCACCCTGGTGGGCATCATCAGCCTGGGCGTGACCACCCTGGCCTGGCAATGGCTCTACGGGCGCGACGACGATATGGTGCGCAGCGAATTCCGCAGCGTCGCTCAACAGCAGGCCAAAGCCATTCAATTCGAGTTCGACCACCAACTCGCCGTGCTGCGCGCCCTCAACGCGCTGTATCTGGCGATCCCCGACATCTCGCAGCGCGACTTCCGTGAGTTCAATAGCGGCTTTGTGCTGCGGCGGCGCAGCATTCACGGCATGCTCTGGGTGCCTCGCGTTAAGCCATTTGAGCGCCAGAAACACCTCGAATACGCCCGCGCGAATATCGCCTCGGGCTATCAGATACGCGTGCTCGACGCCGAGGGGCGCCCACACCTCGCGCCGCCCAAAACCACGCCGTACTACCCCATTGACTTCGTTGAGCTGCGCGACACCGCCCCGCAGTGGCTGCTGGGGCTGGACCTGAGCAGCATCCCCACGCTCCAGAAGACCCTCACCCAGTCGCGCGACCGGGGCGAAGCCATGGTGAGCTCGCCCATCAAGCTGCCTACGGTTCCCCAGAACGGCACCTTCGTGGCGGGGTTCCAACCCATCTACTCCAGCCGCGCCTCGGCCCAGACGGTTGCTTCGCGGCGCCAAAACCTGCACGGCTGGGTCGCGGTCATCTATAGCGTGGACGAGATCGTCGACGACGCCCTGCGCGAGCAGTCGCCGACCGCGATCAATATCCGCCTGCTCGCCCCGCTGTCGCGCACCCGCGCCCAACGGCTGTACTCCCTGCATTGGGCGGAGACCACGCCACCCAAAGATATCGAGGTCGCGCTGCCCGACTACCAACACTCCGAGCACCAGCGCGTCGCACTCCAGGTCCCCGGGCAGCGCTGGTTTTTGGAGTTCGACCCCACCCGAAGCTACCTGAGCAGCCTGCGCACCCCGGCGCCAAATATCGCGCTGGGCGGCGGCCTGATCGCCACCGTGTTTCTGGTGGGACTCGCGATCTCGGTGGTCACCCGCACCGACCGGATCCAGCAAGAGGTCAACCGCGCCACCCATGACCTCAAAAAGGCGCATTACCAGCTTGAGATACGCACCCAGGAGTTGGAGGATTCCGAGAAATTCCTGGACGATATCGTCGAAAATCTGCCGCTGATGATCTTCGTTAAAACGGCCGACGCCCTGGTCTACCAACGCATCAACCGCGCCGGCGAAATCCTGCTCAATAGCCATCGCAGCGAGGTCCTGGGCAAGACCGACATCGACCTGTTCCCCCCCGAGCAGGCCATGGCGTACCGCAAGAACGACCGGGAAGCGCTAAAGCGCGGGGAAATGCTCGATATCGAGAGCGAGAAGCTGGTCACCAAGGACTCGGAGATTCTGCTGCAAACCAAGAAGATCCCGATCTTCGACTCGCACGGCAACCCCCTGTATCTGCTTGGGATATCCGAAGATATTACCGCGCGCGTGCAGCACGAAGAGAAGCTTCGAAGCTCGCTCTTCGAGCTCGCCCAATCCCGCGAGCAGCTGCGCCGGGCCAAGGAGCGCGCCGAGAAGGCGAACCGGGCGAAGAGCGAGTTTTTGGCCAATATGAGCCACGACATCCGCACCCCCATGAACGGCATCGTCGGGTTCAGCGAGTTGCTCCTGGAGACCGACCTCAGCCCGCGCCAGCGCGAGTATGTCGACCTGGTCGACCAGTCCGCCAACTCCTTGCTGCGCCTGCTCAACGATATCCTCGACCTGTCGAAGATGGAGGCCGGGGAGTTAACCCTGGAGAAGACCCGCTTTCGCCTCTGCGACGTGCTGGTCCAGGTGCTGCACACCCAGTCGGTGCATGCCTTCGAGAAGGGCATCGACCTGGGCTACCGCATGCCCCTGGAGATGCCGAATATCTTGCTGGTCGGCGACCGCCTGCGCATGCGCCAGATCCTGGAGAATCTGGTCAGCAATGCCATCAAATTCACCGACCACGGCCAGGTCTACGTCGAGGTTCACACCCTCGAGAAGAGCGAGGACGCCATCGCCTTGCGCTTCGCCATCTCCGACACCGGCCCGGGCATCGAAGAGGCCGAACAGGAGCGCATCTTCCAGGCCTTTCAACAAATCGAGCTGGCCGAGTCTTCGCGCCAGGGCACCGGCCTCGGCCTGACCATCGCCGCCCGCCTGGTCCACGCCATGGAGGGTGAGATCTGGGTCGAGAGCGAACCCGGCGTCGGCAGCACCTTTCTCTTCACCCTGAGCCTGCAGATCGAAGCGGTGCCCGAAGAGGAGCGGATCAGGGTGGCGGACGCCGCCGGAAAACGCGCGCTCATCGCCGACGACAGTCTGATGAACTCCCAGATGATCCAGGACCTGCTCGCCCACTGGAAGATGAGCACCCAGGTGGCCGTGACCGGCGCGCAGGCCCTGGATATGCTGCTCGATGCCCAGAGCTCGGGGGCGGGTTTCGACCTGCTCTTATTGGACCAAAATATGCCCGAGATGCGCGGCACCGAGCTCGCCGCGCGCATCCATCAAGACCCCGAGCTGCGCCAAATACCGATTATCCTGATGAGCGAGGCGGGGTTGCGCTCGCTGAGCCTGGCGGAGAGCAAAACCCTGAAGATCGTGCGAAACCTGACCAAACCGGTCAAACAAACGAAGCTATGGGAGGCCATCCACGAATGCCTCCAATTGCCCGATGCCCCCGCGGCGGCGGCCTCCAGCAGCGCGCTTCCGCACCCCGACGAGGGCGCGCTCAATATCCTCATCGCCGAAGACGACGCGGTCAATCAACACCTGATTCGTCGCGTCATCGAAGCCCAGGGCCACCAGATCACCCTTTGCGAAGACGGACAGCGCGCCGTCGACGCTTTTGAGGTCGCCAAATTCGACCTTATCCTGATGGACGTGCGCATGCCGAATCTCAACGGCTTCGAGGCGACCAAAGCGATCCGGCGCCTCGAAGAGGGCACCTCCTCGCACACCCCCATCATCGCCATGACCGCCCACGCGATGAAGGGCGACCGCCAACTCTGCCTGGACGCCGGCATGGATGATTATATCGCCAAACCGCTCAAAGCCGACGCCCTCCACCAGGTCATTCAACGTGTCATGGACAAGTCGGCGCCGAATTCAGACTCAGCCGACGCCAACGATCCCCCAACCCAATGA
- a CDS encoding Hpt domain-containing protein, which translates to MNPNTQPPAPKPALDWDEALKRVAGSQDTLVELVEIFIQQWPQIMDEIEQGVARQDYVTLHRAAHTLKGSASIFGAKPVVEASDRLAEMGKNETTAGAEDALRYLQDELDRLLPELQTRLQ; encoded by the coding sequence ATGAACCCGAATACCCAACCGCCCGCCCCCAAACCCGCCCTCGACTGGGACGAAGCGCTCAAGCGCGTCGCCGGCAGCCAGGACACGCTGGTGGAATTAGTCGAAATATTCATTCAACAATGGCCCCAGATTATGGATGAAATCGAGCAAGGAGTCGCGCGCCAGGACTACGTCACGCTGCACCGGGCGGCGCATACCCTGAAGGGTTCGGCGTCGATCTTTGGGGCAAAGCCCGTGGTCGAGGCCTCCGACCGGCTGGCGGAAATGGGAAAAAACGAGACCACCGCGGGCGCCGAGGACGCCCTGCGCTACCTGCAGGACGAGCTCGACCGTCTGCTGCCCGAGCTGCAAACGCGCCTACAATAG
- a CDS encoding 1,2-dihydroxy-3-keto-5-methylthiopentene dioxygenase, with the protein MAEIRIHGSDTVLSDPAKIKEFVVGYGLDYENWNIDKLHTEEAKNLKADSEQERILAVFADEIATLKERGGYQAADVISLSPDTPNLDELLAKFDKEHEHSEDEVRFVVDGRGVFTIHTPDDTIFDVEVHPGDLLVVPEGTWHWFDLCEDKTIKCIRIFTSKDGWVAEYRDA; encoded by the coding sequence ATGGCAGAGATTCGTATTCATGGCAGCGACACGGTTTTGAGCGACCCGGCGAAGATCAAAGAATTTGTGGTGGGCTACGGCCTGGACTACGAAAATTGGAATATCGACAAATTGCACACCGAGGAGGCCAAAAACCTCAAGGCCGACAGCGAGCAGGAGCGCATCCTGGCGGTGTTCGCCGACGAAATCGCCACGCTTAAAGAGCGCGGAGGCTACCAGGCCGCCGACGTTATTTCGCTGAGCCCGGACACCCCGAACCTCGACGAATTGCTCGCCAAATTCGACAAAGAGCACGAGCATTCCGAGGACGAGGTGCGCTTCGTGGTGGACGGGCGCGGGGTGTTTACGATTCACACCCCGGACGATACGATTTTCGACGTCGAGGTCCACCCGGGCGACCTGCTCGTGGTGCCGGAGGGGACCTGGCATTGGTTCGACCTCTGCGAGGATAAGACCATCAAATGCATCCGGATCTTTACCTCCAAAGACGGCTGGGTCGCCGAGTATCGCGACGCCTAA
- a CDS encoding carboxypeptidase-like regulatory domain-containing protein: MTNPRCLRTLVLLGSLSLFAACSDDTAEVSKSVECASGEFYNQLNGRCELRGRDDLPGNPGDPSGDNNDPADAGAPGDSPDAVDPADGGATPPDAAADAGGHNNDSGDASSNPDPAECGPGAIIGKACAPSGAVLSGATVTLEGFDCDGQPYSVSAETDRDGEYQFDDVPAGRHSITVSIGSYSGEQAVRVRPGHTTDLSSDSKVCLDAANVRIAVIEGAYDKVEGLLADLQLSYDIKGNDQPGGSLFFPTAPAESLAFLSDLNAMQQYDIIFINCGQLWDNFQRYASGSMSTVINNLVAYLNSGRSLYASDWAHPFVETAFPGIIDFYGDDATTNSARFGFAPQTVTASVLSPGLQATLGHNTTSIHFPHTPPTVLNDHWVVAQGAGAQSTVHLHGDVQLCESTTSCSQGGAMLSDAPLLISHVTPGGGTVFFTSFHNESQGGISQDMEEILKFLIFQL; the protein is encoded by the coding sequence ATGACGAATCCCCGGTGCCTGCGCACCCTTGTTTTGCTCGGCAGCCTCTCCCTTTTTGCGGCTTGCAGCGACGACACCGCCGAGGTGTCGAAGTCGGTCGAATGCGCGAGCGGCGAATTTTATAACCAGCTAAACGGCCGCTGTGAGCTGCGCGGGCGAGACGATCTGCCGGGTAATCCCGGCGACCCGTCGGGGGACAATAACGACCCCGCGGACGCCGGCGCGCCGGGTGACTCGCCCGACGCCGTCGACCCGGCCGACGGCGGAGCGACGCCGCCTGATGCAGCGGCTGACGCGGGCGGTCACAACAATGATAGCGGCGACGCTTCCTCGAACCCCGATCCAGCCGAGTGCGGCCCGGGGGCGATCATCGGCAAGGCGTGCGCGCCCTCCGGCGCGGTGCTCTCGGGCGCGACGGTGACCCTGGAGGGCTTTGATTGCGACGGCCAGCCCTACTCGGTGAGCGCTGAGACCGACCGCGACGGCGAATACCAATTCGACGATGTCCCCGCCGGGCGCCACTCCATCACGGTGAGCATCGGCTCGTATAGCGGCGAGCAGGCGGTGCGCGTGCGCCCCGGCCATACCACCGATTTGAGCAGTGACTCGAAGGTGTGTTTGGACGCGGCCAATGTGCGCATCGCGGTTATTGAGGGCGCCTATGACAAGGTCGAGGGGCTGCTGGCCGACCTGCAGCTTAGCTACGATATTAAGGGGAACGACCAGCCCGGCGGCAGCCTTTTCTTCCCCACGGCGCCGGCCGAGTCGCTCGCGTTCTTGAGCGACCTCAACGCCATGCAGCAATACGATATTATCTTCATCAACTGCGGGCAGCTATGGGATAATTTTCAGCGCTACGCCAGCGGCTCGATGTCGACGGTTATCAATAATCTGGTCGCGTATTTGAACTCCGGGCGCAGCCTCTACGCGTCGGATTGGGCGCATCCTTTCGTCGAGACGGCGTTCCCCGGGATCATCGACTTTTATGGGGATGACGCCACGACCAACAGCGCGCGCTTTGGTTTTGCGCCCCAGACCGTCACCGCCAGCGTGTTGTCGCCCGGATTGCAGGCCACGCTCGGGCATAACACCACCAGCATTCATTTTCCGCATACCCCGCCCACCGTTTTGAATGACCATTGGGTGGTCGCCCAGGGCGCCGGCGCGCAGTCCACCGTGCATCTGCACGGGGATGTGCAGCTCTGCGAGTCCACCACCAGTTGCAGTCAGGGTGGGGCGATGCTCTCCGACGCGCCGCTGCTTATCTCGCACGTCACCCCCGGCGGCGGGACGGTTTTCTTTACCTCGTTTCATAACGAGAGCCAGGGCGGCATCAGCCAGGATATGGAGGAGATCCTTAAATTCTTGATCTTCCAACTTTAA
- a CDS encoding YncE family protein produces the protein MTKYRRKFSKLGTVLALAALVGAGACSSDSAGDFASETPNTGGGGAQNNDWGSGDEQGSWDAGTGADDDFVPEQEEDFEFSAPAVVGEQVYVANETLNSVAVIDSRNLSITTRQVGFRPTGIVGPDAERAEPSDDARVMVLNEGSNSVSILETGDAAVSPESVHTVKVMANANRIAMEPTGESAVVWYDPASAEAGDAAGDLSSVSVVRNGKSFQISVGFHVRSVAFDDAGTRALILTDDGLSVIELAQVDGDSIALPMQVVPEQFSSTQPEDLEVLMTRDGKWAITRSATFSGVVLMDIDADTLHFMALPEIPTDIDLIEGDELEVLIMLRNAGKAVRASVPDGFRDAAAALNVVVEPVVLGFSQDIGYDGGVPDVGYDVGGPDVEYDIGFPDDIGGDWDAGDVGYPDDSGYEDVYDPDVSYPVDSGYQDVYDPDIIEADGGPGEDPDAGWQGDVSSGSGDVFEGDASANSDAGSSDDGADFPTGIDGFSVVDLVVDGMGAAVVSASGDTALLYSTLNQEKRAVLYDLSADSGEDAQRALAFEKGVRGALSDKSGNTLLVFHSKLDGPVPPNASPADPEYIEHSWGVSVVDVASSATRLVLSKKEPGQAVLSTPELDANGDAAEDAKIFMIFKAPLSAQDSDSEYRDVLTVNLRSFRTDSFRVPSVPEGLGLIREAGRVYISQRHPQGRMTFVDVVSESRQTVTGYQLNAGIE, from the coding sequence ATGACGAAATATAGGCGAAAATTCTCGAAATTAGGCACCGTCCTCGCGCTCGCCGCGCTGGTGGGCGCCGGGGCCTGCTCGTCGGATAGCGCGGGCGATTTTGCATCGGAGACCCCGAATACCGGCGGCGGCGGCGCTCAGAATAACGACTGGGGCTCCGGCGATGAGCAGGGCTCCTGGGACGCCGGGACCGGCGCGGACGACGATTTCGTGCCCGAGCAAGAGGAGGACTTCGAGTTCTCGGCGCCCGCGGTGGTCGGCGAGCAGGTCTATGTGGCCAACGAGACGCTGAACTCGGTGGCGGTGATCGACAGCCGAAACCTGTCGATCACCACGCGCCAGGTGGGCTTTCGCCCGACCGGTATCGTGGGGCCCGACGCCGAGCGCGCCGAGCCGAGCGACGACGCCCGGGTGATGGTGCTCAACGAGGGGTCGAACTCGGTCAGCATTTTGGAGACCGGCGACGCGGCGGTGAGCCCCGAGTCGGTTCACACCGTCAAGGTCATGGCCAACGCCAATCGGATCGCGATGGAGCCCACCGGCGAGAGCGCGGTGGTCTGGTACGACCCGGCCAGCGCCGAGGCGGGCGACGCGGCCGGCGATTTGTCGTCGGTGAGCGTGGTGCGAAACGGCAAATCCTTCCAGATCTCGGTCGGCTTCCATGTGCGCTCGGTGGCCTTTGATGACGCCGGAACCCGCGCGCTCATCCTCACCGACGACGGCTTAAGTGTCATCGAATTGGCCCAGGTCGACGGGGACTCCATCGCCTTGCCGATGCAGGTGGTGCCGGAGCAATTTAGCTCGACCCAGCCCGAGGACCTCGAGGTCCTGATGACCCGTGACGGCAAATGGGCCATCACGCGCAGCGCGACCTTTAGCGGCGTGGTGTTGATGGATATCGACGCCGACACGCTGCATTTTATGGCGCTGCCCGAGATTCCGACCGATATCGACCTGATCGAGGGCGATGAGCTCGAAGTGCTGATCATGCTGCGCAACGCCGGCAAGGCCGTGCGCGCGAGCGTCCCCGATGGATTCCGCGACGCGGCGGCGGCGCTTAACGTGGTCGTCGAGCCGGTCGTGCTCGGGTTTAGCCAAGATATTGGCTATGACGGCGGCGTGCCGGACGTGGGCTATGACGTCGGCGGACCTGATGTGGAATATGATATTGGTTTCCCCGACGATATCGGTGGGGATTGGGACGCTGGCGATGTCGGCTACCCCGATGACTCCGGTTATGAAGATGTCTACGACCCGGACGTCAGCTACCCCGTCGACTCGGGCTATCAGGATGTCTACGACCCCGACATCATTGAAGCCGATGGTGGCCCGGGTGAAGACCCCGACGCAGGTTGGCAGGGCGACGTCTCAAGCGGCAGCGGCGACGTCTTTGAGGGCGACGCCTCGGCCAATAGCGACGCGGGAAGCTCCGATGATGGCGCTGACTTCCCCACCGGCATCGACGGCTTCTCGGTGGTTGACCTGGTCGTCGATGGCATGGGCGCCGCGGTGGTCTCGGCCTCCGGCGACACCGCCTTGCTCTACTCCACCCTTAACCAGGAGAAGCGCGCGGTGCTCTATGACCTGAGCGCGGATTCGGGCGAGGACGCCCAGCGCGCCCTGGCCTTCGAGAAGGGCGTGCGCGGGGCGTTGTCTGACAAATCGGGCAACACCCTGCTGGTGTTCCATTCCAAGCTCGACGGCCCGGTGCCGCCGAACGCTTCGCCGGCCGACCCCGAGTATATCGAGCATAGCTGGGGGGTGTCGGTGGTGGACGTGGCCTCCAGCGCGACGCGCCTTGTCCTGAGCAAGAAGGAGCCGGGTCAGGCGGTGCTCTCGACCCCCGAGCTCGACGCGAACGGCGACGCCGCCGAGGACGCCAAGATCTTCATGATCTTCAAAGCCCCGCTGAGCGCCCAGGACTCCGATAGCGAGTATCGCGACGTGCTCACGGTCAATCTGCGCAGCTTCCGCACCGACAGCTTCCGCGTGCCGAGCGTGCCCGAAGGGCTCGGGCTCATCCGCGAGGCGGGGCGCGTCTATATCAGCCAGCGTCATCCGCAGGGGCGAATGACCTTCGTGGACGTGGTCAGCGAGAGTCGCCAGACCGTCACCGGCTACCAGCTCAACGCAGGCATCGAGTGA
- a CDS encoding GNAT family N-acetyltransferase: MGRVEFEIIEGIKEIDAAAWDQLVGADSPFLEYGFLRALEDSGCVGSDSGWHPQFLVARDSDAPDRLVGAMPLYLKLHSMGEFVFDWSWADAAQRAGIRYYPKAVVAVPMTPIQGRRILVDAALAPDDALAIKKTLVETAIDFAQKVGLSSVHFNFIMPDEVAIFEALDLPIRVGMQFHWHNHNGAEDAQKYSDFDAFLGRFRSKKRANIRRERRKLTNAGVRTRVVAGAAVTPAHLDRVFDYYRDTIDKLEWGRQYLNREFFQHLGEQLPQRLHLVMAEQDGEEFGGAFNLYKNAGLYGRYWGCTKEVEFAHFETCLYRPLDWCIEHGVEVFQPGAQGPHKYDRGFDPTPTYSAHWIRDPRLADAVGQFIAHERAEMRAHIKELRQDSPINR; encoded by the coding sequence ATGGGTCGCGTTGAATTCGAAATCATCGAGGGGATCAAAGAGATCGACGCGGCCGCCTGGGACCAGCTCGTCGGCGCGGACAGCCCGTTTTTGGAGTACGGATTCCTGCGCGCCCTCGAAGACAGCGGCTGCGTGGGCTCAGACAGCGGGTGGCACCCGCAATTTCTCGTCGCCCGCGATAGCGACGCCCCCGACCGACTCGTCGGCGCGATGCCGCTGTATCTGAAATTGCACTCCATGGGCGAATTTGTCTTCGACTGGAGCTGGGCCGACGCCGCCCAGCGCGCCGGCATCCGCTATTATCCCAAGGCGGTGGTCGCGGTGCCGATGACCCCAATCCAGGGCCGGCGCATCCTCGTCGACGCCGCCCTTGCCCCCGACGACGCCCTGGCCATCAAAAAGACGCTGGTCGAGACGGCCATCGACTTCGCCCAGAAGGTCGGGCTCTCGTCGGTGCACTTTAATTTCATCATGCCCGACGAGGTCGCGATCTTCGAAGCGCTCGACCTGCCGATTCGCGTCGGGATGCAATTTCATTGGCATAATCATAATGGTGCCGAAGACGCTCAAAAATATAGCGATTTCGATGCCTTCCTGGGTCGATTTCGCTCCAAAAAACGCGCCAACATCCGGCGCGAGCGCCGCAAACTCACAAACGCCGGGGTGCGCACGCGCGTCGTCGCGGGCGCCGCGGTAACCCCGGCCCACCTCGACCGGGTTTTTGACTATTACCGCGACACCATCGACAAGCTGGAATGGGGCCGCCAATATTTGAACCGCGAATTTTTCCAACACCTGGGCGAGCAACTCCCGCAGCGCCTGCACCTGGTGATGGCCGAGCAGGATGGCGAAGAATTTGGCGGGGCGTTTAACCTCTATAAAAATGCGGGCCTCTATGGGCGCTATTGGGGCTGCACCAAAGAGGTCGAATTCGCCCATTTCGAGACCTGTCTCTATCGGCCCCTGGACTGGTGTATCGAACACGGCGTTGAGGTATTTCAGCCCGGCGCTCAGGGCCCGCATAAATACGACCGCGGGTTTGACCCGACCCCGACCTATAGCGCCCATTGGATTCGTGACCCGCGCCTGGCCGACGCGGTCGGCCAATTCATCGCCCACGAGCGCGCCGAGATGCGCGCGCATATAAAAGAGCTGCGCCAAGACTCCCCAATTAATCGTTAA